One Trichomycterus rosablanca isolate fTriRos1 chromosome 10, fTriRos1.hap1, whole genome shotgun sequence DNA window includes the following coding sequences:
- the mlst8 gene encoding target of rapamycin complex subunit lst8, whose product MNVNQSTVGSDPVILATAGYDHTVRFWQAHSGVCTRTVQHQDSQVNSLEVTPDRSMIAAAGYQHIRMYDLNSNNPNPVINYDGVSKNITSVGFHEDGRWMYTGGEDCMARIWDLRSRNLQCQRIFQVNAPINCVCLHPNQAELFVGDQSGVIHIWDLKTDHNEQLIPEPDVSINSVHIDPDASYMAAVNSMGNCYVWNMAGGIGDEVTQLIPKTKIPAHKRYSLRCKFSPDSTLLATCSADQTCKIWRTSNFSLMTELSIKSNNPGETSRGWMWDCAFSGDSQYIVTASSDNLARLWCVETGEIKREYSGHQKAVVCLAFNDSVLG is encoded by the exons ATGAATGTAAACCAGAGCACAGTGGGGAGTGATCCAGTGATCCTGGCCACAGCTGGATATGATCACACAGTCAGGTTCTGGCAGGCGCACAGTGGCGTCTGCACCAGAACTGTACAGCACCAGGACTCT CAGGTGAATTCTCTAGAAGTAACACCTGATAGGAGCATGATCGCTGCTGCTG GATATCAGCACATACGCATGTATGACCTCAACTCCAACAATCCAAATCCTGTAATCAATTACGATGGCGTTAGCAAAAACATCACGTCGGTCGGCTTCCATGAAGATGGCAGATGGATGTACACTGGAGGAGAGGACTGCATGGCACGCATCTGGGATCTACG atCGAGAAATCTACAGTGCCAAAGGATCTTTCAGGTCAACGCACCCATTAATTGTGTATGCCTTCATCCCAACCAG GCTGAATTGTTTGTTGGGGACCAAAGTGGTGTAATCCATATCTGGGATCTTAAAACAGACCATAATGAGCAGCTTATCCCAGAGCCGGATGTGTCTATTAACTCGGTTCATATTGATCCTGATGCCAGCTATATGGCCGCCGTTAATAGCATG GGTAATTGTTATGTGTGGAATATGGCTGGAGGAATTGGTGACGAGGTTACGCAGCTTATTCCCAAGACCAAAATCCCTGCTCACAAGCGTTATTCTTTGCGCTGCAAATTTAGCCCTGACTCCAC ATTGCTGGCCACCTGCTCAGCAGATCAAACATGTAAGATCTGGAGGACCTCAAACTTCTCTCTGATGACAGAACTGAGCATTAAGAGCAACAATCCCGGAGAAACCTCTCGTGGCTGGATGTGGGACTGTGCCTTCTCTGGAGACTCGCAGTACATTGTTACAG CCTCTTCAGATAACCTGGCACGTCTGTGGTGTGTGGAGACCGGGGAGATCAAGCGCGAGTACAGCGGCCATCAGAAAGCTGTGGTGTGCTTGGCTTTTAATGACAGTGTGCTCGGCTGA
- the meiob gene encoding meiosis-specific with OB domain-containing protein: MAHTSLQNCVSIADLSPNITHPSVVGIIIGKTDARGFPDRKNVGSERYTFSFTVKDSPDHFINVSSWGTEDYILGLSSRVKIGDCVVIENPLVVTKDPEKEDRFCPTTPSFYRLLVTEAHSAIQMCSDLDTERRLLSFFHIPVKDSRDFYSLGDITANGQTLDGNFINILAAVRSIGEPKCFNTSDGRKGQKLEMKLFDETLTSFPFICWDREAIQFVQTLPPRETVLFIVDARISFDTFRNSMVATSTSKTIITVNPDTLEANQLFSYAKELSEIELLDEPDVEVEHNVPLDSISEVLTVSQIKAKVQESSEALYGMVYGFITTLALDSGISKIIRSRCDRCKYRVSEEIEVCTNTACPNQGQGQEVTAAFDLLVDISDHTGTLQGCSLGGTVAEKTLGCTSEEFVCLPESERTSMKWRFLLERCKIYLKVYASSKNVSGMRACILSCTLADPVEVKQSMSALTS; this comes from the exons ATGGCACATACATCTTTACAAAACTGTGTCTCAATTGCTGACTTAAGCCCAAACATCACACACCCG TCTGTGGTTGGGATTATTATTGGAAAGACTGATGCAAGGGGATTTCCTGACAGAAAAA ATGTTGGCTCAGAACGATACACGTTCAGCTTCACAGTGAAAGATTCACCAGaccattttattaatgtatctTCTTGGGGCACTGAGGATTACATTCTGGGACTTAGTAGTCGAGTCAAGATTGGAGACTGTG TTGTCATTGAAAACCCCCTTGTTGTTACTAAAGATCCTGAGAAAGAGGACAGATTCTGTCCTACAACCCCAAG tttttacaGACTGCTGGTGACAGAAGCTCACTCAGCGATTCAGATGTGTTCTGATTTGGACACGGAGCGCAGGCTGCTTTCTTTTTTCCACATACCAGTAAAGGACTCGAGGGACTTTTACTCACTGGGAGACATCACTGCAAATGGTCAAACTCTAGATGGAAACTTTATCAACATTTTAGCTGCTGTGCGATCA ATAGGAGAGCCAAAGTGCTTCAATACTTCGGATGGACGAAAAGGTCAAAAGCTAGAAATGAAACTCTTCGATGAGACATTGACATCATTTCCTTTCATTTG CTGGGATCGAGAAGCTATTCAGTTTGTACAGACCCTGCCACCACGGGAGACAG TTCTCTTCATAGTGGATGCTCGCATCAGCTTTGACACTTTTCGCAACTCTATGGTGGCAACATCCACATCAAAAACAATCATTACTGTCAACCCTG ACACACTGGAAGCCAACCAGCTTTTCAGTTATGCCAAGGAATTATCCGAAATTGAACTACTAGATGAGCCAGATGTAGAAGTGGAACATAATGTGCCTT TGGACTCTATTAGTGAGGTACTGACAGTAAGTCAGATTAAAGCTAAAGTCCAGGAAAGCTCTGAAGCTCTTTATGGTATGGTTTATGGATTCATCACAACTCTAGCATTAGACTCTGGTATTTCCAAGATTATTCGCAGCAGGTG TGATCGATGCAAATATCGTGTCAGTGAGGAGATTGAGGTCTGCACCAACACAGCCTGTCCAAACCAAGGACAAGGACAGGAAGTAACTGCAGCTTTCGATCTGCTGGTGGATATCAGTGATCACACAGGAACATTGCAGGGCTGCAGCTTAGGAGGCACTGTTGCTGAGAAAACACTGGGGTGTACT TCTGAGGAGTTTGTGTGCCTCCCTGAGTCTGAACGGACGTCCATGAAGTGGAGGTTTCTTCTGGAAAGATGCAAAATCTATCTTAAG GTTTATgcatcatctaaaaacgtgagtGGCATGAGGGCGTGTATCCTGTCCTGTACACTTGCTGATCCAGTGGAAGTGAAGCAAAGCATGTCTGCACTGACCAGctaa